GAACACCCATTGAAGATAATACAGGATATTGACAATGATTTTTTCAATATGATCGAAGCAGGCCGCGAGAATGCACTATCAGAAGGAAGCATTCCAATGAAGTACAAATTCCTTATTGCACTTGCACTTGATGCTGACCATGGTGCCGAGAACGGAGTAAAAGTACTTGCATTGCAGGCAATGGAAGCAGGCGCAACCAAAGAAGAGATACTGGAAGCTGTCAGGATTGCAAACTTTATCGGAGGCATTGGAGGAGTTTACACTGCGGCTAATGCCCTGAGAGATATATTATAGAATGAGATTTCAACTAAAAAGGGAGTAGATGCCAACAACTCCCTGATTTATTTTTAAATTTTTCAAACATTAAGATTTTTGCAGGATTTTCTCATGGATTCAGAACCATGATCGCATAGTTCAGATATGCTGCAAAGGATACCCAGATAATGTAAGGCACCAGCAACAAGCCCGCAGGTCTTGAGATCCGGTAGAACTGAATGATGTTCACACCTATCAGAACCCAGAGTAATATTATTCCCGCAAGTCCCATTTGTGGTGAACGCATTCCGAAGAACAGGTAAGACCACATTAAGTTGAAGAACAACTGAACACCGAATATTGATATTGCTGTTCTTACACCCGGAGAAGACAAACCTTTCTGCCAGATAATATAAAGTGAAATTCCCATTAGCAGATAAAGAAGAGTCCATACTATAGAAAAACTCCAGTTCGGAGGAACAAGAGACGGTTTTTCCAGATATGCATACCATGCTGGAATTGAACTTACTGTGATTAAACCGCCCAGAATTCCCGGAATCTGGCAGATTAATATGGAAACTATCAATTGTTTCCAGTTGATCTTTGTAACATCCATCCAGAACACTCCCACATACATATCATATCGAATAACACTTAAACTTGTTCACCAGAATTCATAACCAGCATACTGATAAGTGGTATGAAAATGTATGATTATTTCATACAAGCACGACATCACATATCAGCTTACAAAAACATACGTTATGCATGAGCATCATGATCAGCATAAACACCGGTGAATACTATCATGAAAGTTACAATGATAGCTGACATGTATATCCACAGCAGGATAACAAGGATCGAACCAATTGTTCCGTAAATCGTTGTAATAGCGCTGTATGACAGGTATATTCCCATTACATATTTTCCAAGTGTCAGTAACAGTACCGTAAGTAATGAACCTGTAAACACGTACCTGATACCAAGATTTGCGTCAGGAAGAACCCGGAAAAGATACATGAAGAGAACTATCAGAGTTAGTACATTGATCCCAAAACTGGCGTACTGGACAGTATCCACAGATATCTGGAACGTGGCCTGTATCGCATCTGAGATCACAAAGAAGATCAATTCAAAAAGAGTGCTGACAGAGACTATCATTCCAAATGCCAGGGCTGCTATAAGAGCAGATGCCCGTGAGTGAAAGAACTGGTGGAGCCAGTGCCTATTCGATGGAGAAAGACCCCACATCTTGTTGATAAGTTTCTGTAACTGAAAAAAGATATTACCTGCACTCCACAAGTATATTGCTAAACTGAAGATTATGCCCAGGTTACTGGGATTACTTACAGATAACTGGGTGAAAAATGAATTCAATATGCCTACCAAAATATCATCTGCAAACAATGACACATCGGTTATTATAGCTGCCTCCAGTAATTGCTGCTTCAGGAAGATGCTTCCAAGGAACAATGTAAAAAGAAGCAGTGAAGGCAGACCTATAAGTGCATGGAAAGAGAGGGCTGCACTGTTAGTTATCCCATCCTCTTTTGTCCATTTGTCCAGTGTTGTCCTTAATATGTCTTCAAACCGGGATAGCATCTGTTAGGATATACATTCAATAGAATATATTAGTTATCAGGAGATAATAAGGAATACATGGATAAAAGCCTTAAATAGCAGAAAAAAGAATGTAGAAAGTAATGAAAAATTCAAGTAAGATGATTCAGGCATTACTGATACTTGTCATACTTGCAGCAGTTCTTGTATATGCATTGTATCCTTACATAAACGCATTTTTCGGCGCATTTATCCTGTATGTTGTATT
The sequence above is a segment of the uncultured Methanolobus sp. genome. Coding sequences within it:
- a CDS encoding carboxymuconolactone decarboxylase family protein yields the protein MDEHPLKIIQDIDNDFFNMIEAGRENALSEGSIPMKYKFLIALALDADHGAENGVKVLALQAMEAGATKEEILEAVRIANFIGGIGGVYTAANALRDIL
- a CDS encoding YihY/virulence factor BrkB family protein; translation: MLSRFEDILRTTLDKWTKEDGITNSAALSFHALIGLPSLLLFTLFLGSIFLKQQLLEAAIITDVSLFADDILVGILNSFFTQLSVSNPSNLGIIFSLAIYLWSAGNIFFQLQKLINKMWGLSPSNRHWLHQFFHSRASALIAALAFGMIVSVSTLFELIFFVISDAIQATFQISVDTVQYASFGINVLTLIVLFMYLFRVLPDANLGIRYVFTGSLLTVLLLTLGKYVMGIYLSYSAITTIYGTIGSILVILLWIYMSAIIVTFMIVFTGVYADHDAHA
- a CDS encoding TspO/MBR family protein, which produces MDVTKINWKQLIVSILICQIPGILGGLITVSSIPAWYAYLEKPSLVPPNWSFSIVWTLLYLLMGISLYIIWQKGLSSPGVRTAISIFGVQLFFNLMWSYLFFGMRSPQMGLAGIILLWVLIGVNIIQFYRISRPAGLLLVPYIIWVSFAAYLNYAIMVLNP